From the Thermococcus sp. genome, one window contains:
- a CDS encoding 2,3-bisphosphoglycerate-dependent phosphoglycerate mutase yields MAYLVLLRHGESLWNKLNLFTGWVDVPLSERGIEEALKAGELLRDYRFGVVFTSELVRAIQTAMLVMSKSSSGVAKIEHENGKMKEWGRVHGRQGARYVPVYTSWQLNERYYGKLQGWNKEHAQEVFGAEQVHLWRRSYNISPPEGESLKDTAARTVPYLKERILPELEKGRNVLVSAHGNSLRSIVMYIEKLTEEEVLKLNIPTGIPLVYEHVDGKLVRHGYLTGEGFDKGLHLD; encoded by the coding sequence ATGGCATATCTCGTTCTCCTGAGGCACGGAGAGAGCCTCTGGAATAAACTGAACCTTTTCACAGGATGGGTTGATGTCCCCCTGAGCGAAAGGGGAATCGAAGAAGCTTTAAAAGCAGGGGAGCTACTGAGGGATTACAGATTTGGGGTGGTATTTACCTCAGAATTAGTAAGGGCAATTCAGACGGCAATGCTTGTGATGAGCAAAAGTTCATCTGGAGTTGCAAAGATAGAACATGAAAACGGCAAGATGAAAGAGTGGGGCAGGGTTCACGGAAGACAAGGAGCCCGGTATGTTCCGGTGTATACCTCGTGGCAACTCAACGAGAGGTACTACGGAAAGCTGCAGGGATGGAACAAGGAACATGCCCAGGAGGTATTCGGAGCCGAACAGGTTCATCTGTGGAGAAGAAGCTATAACATCTCTCCCCCAGAAGGCGAGAGCTTAAAGGACACAGCGGCCAGAACGGTTCCGTACCTCAAGGAGAGGATACTTCCCGAGCTGGAAAAAGGTAGAAACGTTCTCGTATCCGCCCACGGCAACAGCCTCCGCTCCATCGTTATGTACATAGAAAAACTAACAGAAGAGGAGGTTCTGAAGCTGAATATTCCAACAGGAATCCCTCTTGTATATGAACACGTGGATGGAAAGCTGGTCAGGCACGGGTACCTGACAGGGGAGGGTTTTGATAAAGGCCTCCATCTGGATTAA